A region of Myxococcus stipitatus DSM 14675 DNA encodes the following proteins:
- a CDS encoding HEAT repeat domain-containing protein, which translates to MGLFNSMFGGGTGLDISLDSDTVEAGTELTGALTIRGGKKAARVTKVVAKVLGSRVGGAGDFEHRVLFDDAIALDLELPAGESIEVPLSLSLPDDADPTHDYQLTATADIPGVADPSAKVSFTVFGAEDAEHDSATTYTVDEVLGQWPALSGHDVEAFREAAVELYEARENFDVTAGAEVLAGRFHDDDLKLRQTATWWYARILGPTTDAAAVEPLLALTSVDDVDFLQGLVSAAGALGPAGEALLAALVRHPLPEVRRSVGFELTTVGGPRQRELADVLLRDTEVDVATSGLKALGGKLLREPQVLAHLVSVATHSETSEMRVHALYALQDAPEHDVHEAALPAFEANLRSDDNWARSTVAETLPDWPESPRLMELLEQLAADEDSHVRCKLANAFHASCPEHLRPLWERMAAEDSDEEVRRYARQALED; encoded by the coding sequence ATGGGACTCTTCAATTCGATGTTCGGGGGCGGTACGGGGCTGGACATCTCGCTCGACAGCGACACCGTGGAGGCGGGCACGGAGCTGACCGGCGCCCTCACGATTCGAGGCGGGAAGAAGGCGGCGAGGGTCACGAAGGTGGTGGCCAAGGTCCTGGGCTCTCGCGTCGGAGGGGCGGGTGACTTCGAGCACCGCGTCCTCTTCGACGACGCCATCGCGTTGGACCTGGAGCTGCCCGCGGGGGAGTCCATCGAGGTGCCGCTGAGCCTCTCCCTCCCCGACGACGCCGACCCGACGCACGACTACCAGCTCACCGCGACGGCGGACATCCCGGGCGTGGCGGACCCGTCCGCGAAGGTGTCCTTCACCGTCTTCGGGGCAGAGGACGCGGAGCACGACAGCGCGACCACCTACACGGTGGACGAGGTGCTCGGTCAGTGGCCCGCGCTCTCCGGCCATGACGTGGAGGCGTTCCGCGAGGCCGCGGTGGAGCTGTACGAGGCCCGCGAGAACTTCGACGTGACCGCGGGCGCCGAGGTCCTCGCGGGCCGCTTCCACGACGACGACCTGAAGCTCCGGCAGACGGCCACCTGGTGGTACGCGCGGATTCTCGGCCCCACCACCGATGCGGCGGCCGTCGAGCCGCTGCTCGCGCTCACCTCGGTGGACGACGTCGACTTCCTCCAGGGACTCGTCTCGGCGGCGGGCGCGCTGGGGCCCGCGGGGGAGGCCCTGCTGGCCGCGCTCGTCCGCCATCCCCTCCCCGAGGTCCGCCGCTCGGTGGGCTTCGAGCTGACCACCGTGGGAGGCCCGCGTCAGCGCGAGCTGGCCGACGTGCTGCTCCGCGACACCGAGGTGGACGTCGCGACGTCGGGGCTCAAGGCCCTGGGCGGCAAGCTCCTGCGCGAGCCCCAGGTCCTCGCGCACCTCGTCTCCGTGGCCACGCACTCGGAGACGTCCGAGATGCGCGTCCACGCGCTCTACGCGCTCCAGGACGCCCCCGAGCACGACGTCCACGAGGCCGCGCTCCCCGCGTTCGAGGCCAACCTCAGGAGCGACGACAACTGGGCGCGCTCCACCGTCGCGGAGACGCTCCCCGATTGGCCGGAGAGTCCTCGGCTGATGGAGCTGCTCGAGCAGCTCGCCGCCGATGAGGACTCCCATGTCCGCTGCAAGCTCGCGAACGCCTTCCACGCGAGCTGCCCGGAGCACCTGCGTCCCTTGTGGGAGCGCATGGCGGCGGAGGACTCGGACGAGGAGGTTCGGAGGTACGCCCGTCAGGCGCTCGAGGACTGA
- a CDS encoding SMP-30/gluconolactonase/LRE family protein, translating to MKKRWWVAGAVLGVVAGVVVKTINDAGQFKELKPHASGACKPVPGMPGAEDVTFHPTLGFAYVSSDDRRATAAGRPIPGGIFRYEPGSNTPPVLLTRGFSQDFHPHGISLFVAPDGTQTLFVVNHPDGATNQVERFEVGADGMLVHKATLKDPLLVSPNDILAVDAERFYFTNDHGQPPGVMRTLEDYLQLGLGSVVYFDGQRFQKVVEGTKYANGINVSRDGKTVYLTETVGKLLHSYARDPATGALTQRHVLKLDTAPDNIELDAQGDLWIAAHPKLFDFVSHATDPKGLARAPAQVLRFSGTGADMKVTEVYLDDGKQTAATATAAVFGKRMLLGPVFDADLLDCELP from the coding sequence ATGAAGAAGCGCTGGTGGGTCGCGGGGGCAGTACTCGGGGTGGTGGCGGGGGTCGTCGTCAAGACGATCAACGACGCGGGGCAGTTCAAGGAGCTCAAGCCCCACGCGTCTGGCGCCTGCAAGCCGGTCCCGGGGATGCCGGGCGCGGAGGACGTCACCTTCCATCCGACCCTGGGCTTCGCCTACGTCTCGTCCGACGACCGCCGGGCCACCGCGGCGGGGCGCCCCATCCCTGGCGGCATCTTCCGCTACGAGCCGGGGAGCAACACGCCGCCGGTGCTGCTCACGCGGGGCTTCTCCCAGGACTTCCATCCGCACGGCATCAGCCTCTTCGTCGCGCCGGACGGCACGCAGACGCTGTTCGTGGTGAACCACCCCGACGGCGCGACGAACCAGGTGGAGCGCTTCGAGGTGGGCGCGGACGGGATGCTCGTCCACAAGGCGACGCTGAAGGACCCGCTGCTCGTCTCGCCCAACGACATCCTCGCGGTGGACGCCGAGCGCTTCTACTTCACGAACGACCACGGCCAGCCGCCCGGGGTGATGCGCACGTTGGAGGACTACCTCCAGCTGGGCCTGGGCAGCGTCGTCTACTTCGACGGCCAGCGCTTCCAGAAGGTCGTCGAGGGGACGAAGTACGCCAATGGCATCAACGTCTCCCGGGATGGGAAGACGGTGTATCTGACGGAGACGGTGGGCAAGCTGCTGCACAGCTACGCGAGAGATCCGGCGACGGGAGCGCTGACACAACGCCACGTGCTGAAGCTGGACACCGCGCCGGACAACATCGAGCTGGATGCCCAGGGCGACCTCTGGATTGCCGCGCATCCCAAGCTGTTCGACTTCGTGTCCCACGCGACGGACCCGAAGGGCCTCGCCCGAGCCCCCGCGCAGGTGCTGCGCTTCTCCGGCACGGGCGCGGACATGAAGGTCACGGAGGTCTATCTCGACGACGGGAAGCAGACCGCCGCCACGGCCACCGCGGCCGTCTTCGGCAAGCGGATGCTGCTGGGGCCCGTGTTCGACGCGGACCTCCTCGACTGCGAGCTGCCTTAG
- a CDS encoding ankyrin repeat domain-containing protein has product MKPVLVRVLSLGVLAGLIWSSPTAAACRRGREPIQIIKGGGGGGEFLTDADIRRATAKLKRELARTTAVNQPMDCEHDCRGMTRLMVAAEQGYEDIVRTLLEAKANPDLRMPRHSASWPPHGWSARCFARAERKAGAELLLTQAGASGDADCLAEADFLVAVRKQDVKRALLLGRRAKGTLQHKVLQEALDEARRQESLAMIRAVDAAGFNPPEVVRVELLVAEGVDVSMPPGSRIAITALTPSRKAARERDEKAVLALAKAGEPPMLAMLVKQGMTSVVLRLLDAGAHPDATQYAGNTPLIEAASSRNLQLVDALLEAGADVNRPGEAEVTPLLAALRGGQPVELALVERLLKAKADINKAGQSRTPLMEAASRCLPRAVALLLRHGARWDASPDGGAVLYEEAVVSQVLCPERESLRVLRALREGGVPLRHSEERRLDWLRLRARESQVLGPELYAAGLSRPERERPGSQSPPGAVR; this is encoded by the coding sequence ATGAAGCCCGTTCTCGTTCGAGTGCTGTCGTTGGGGGTACTGGCTGGCCTCATCTGGAGTAGCCCCACCGCCGCCGCGTGCAGGAGGGGCCGGGAACCCATTCAAATCATCAAGGGTGGAGGTGGGGGAGGCGAGTTCCTCACCGATGCGGATATCAGGAGGGCCACCGCGAAGCTGAAGCGGGAGCTCGCCAGGACGACGGCCGTCAACCAGCCCATGGATTGCGAGCATGACTGTCGCGGCATGACGCGGCTGATGGTGGCGGCTGAGCAGGGGTATGAAGACATCGTCCGCACCTTGCTGGAGGCGAAGGCGAACCCGGACTTGAGGATGCCTCGGCATTCCGCGTCGTGGCCCCCCCACGGCTGGAGCGCGCGGTGCTTTGCCCGGGCCGAGCGAAAGGCGGGCGCGGAGTTGCTGCTGACGCAAGCCGGTGCGAGCGGTGACGCGGACTGTCTGGCCGAGGCGGACTTCCTGGTGGCCGTGCGGAAGCAGGATGTGAAGCGCGCCTTGCTGTTGGGGCGCCGCGCGAAGGGCACGCTTCAGCACAAGGTCCTCCAGGAGGCGCTGGATGAGGCCCGCCGGCAGGAAAGCCTCGCGATGATTCGGGCCGTGGACGCGGCGGGGTTCAATCCCCCCGAGGTCGTCCGCGTGGAGTTGCTCGTGGCGGAGGGAGTGGATGTGTCGATGCCGCCTGGCTCGCGCATCGCCATCACCGCGCTCACGCCCTCGCGGAAGGCCGCGCGGGAGCGCGACGAGAAGGCCGTGCTCGCCCTCGCGAAGGCAGGGGAGCCGCCCATGCTCGCGATGCTGGTGAAGCAGGGAATGACCTCGGTGGTGCTGCGCCTGCTCGATGCGGGCGCCCACCCCGATGCCACGCAGTACGCTGGCAACACACCGCTCATCGAGGCGGCCTCGAGCCGGAACCTCCAGCTCGTGGACGCCCTGCTCGAGGCGGGCGCGGACGTGAATCGCCCAGGGGAAGCGGAGGTGACGCCCCTGCTCGCGGCGCTGCGAGGAGGCCAGCCCGTGGAGCTGGCGCTGGTGGAGCGGCTGCTGAAGGCGAAGGCGGACATCAACAAGGCGGGCCAGTCCAGGACACCGTTGATGGAGGCGGCGAGCCGATGTCTGCCGAGGGCGGTCGCCCTGTTGTTGCGGCATGGCGCTCGCTGGGATGCATCCCCGGACGGAGGGGCGGTGCTCTACGAGGAGGCCGTGGTCTCCCAGGTGCTCTGCCCGGAGCGAGAGAGCCTGCGCGTCCTCCGCGCCTTGCGAGAGGGTGGCGTTCCGCTGCGGCACTCGGAGGAGAGGCGCCTGGACTGGCTGCGCCTCCGCGCGCGGGAATCCCAGGTGCTGGGCCCGGAGCTGTACGCGGCGGGCCTCAGCCGTCCGGAGCGGGAGCGACCTGGCTCCCAGTCTCCGCCCGGCGCCGTGCGCTAA
- a CDS encoding ankyrin repeat domain-containing protein, which yields MKSRLFRVLSSWVLACVALSSGPAAATMPVLRREVTFKPEVPVINAARDGDVARMQSLLGEGTAVNRTDDPTGDFHLMTPLMVASERGHAPIVRLLLKAKADPHLRVPRHLASWPPTGWSARCFARSAGKSGPERLLVRAGASGDEACLVEADFLAAVRSQDAKRALLLGRRAQGRIQQEVLRAALGLAIKQQSLAMIRAVDAAGFNPHSPVQVSLRVAPGADVSMRAGSRISITVPTLVERALEEGDEKAVRALLEAGHPPPRLTLLMERWMTPVVLHLLERGADPNLREEGEDTPLIKAVRRQEQVLVDALLVAGADVNLPGEKGVTPLLAALRGFPTAEFGLVEQLVKAKADVNKADGEGAPLREAASRCLPKGVALLLQRGARWDVLPGGGPELYEEALVPQVPCPEKVTVQVLRALRDGGVPFHPPDAPGLDWLRARARKSLMLGPELYAAGLRREKEPPRPPPATAR from the coding sequence ATGAAGTCCCGGCTCTTTCGAGTGTTGTCGTCGTGGGTGCTGGCCTGTGTCGCCTTGTCGAGCGGCCCCGCCGCCGCGACGATGCCCGTGCTCCGGCGCGAGGTGACCTTCAAGCCAGAGGTCCCCGTCATCAACGCGGCACGAGACGGAGACGTCGCGCGGATGCAGTCGCTGCTCGGTGAAGGCACCGCCGTCAACAGGACGGACGACCCCACTGGAGACTTCCACCTCATGACGCCGCTGATGGTGGCGAGCGAGAGAGGCCATGCGCCCATCGTCCGCCTGTTGTTGAAGGCGAAGGCGGACCCTCACTTGAGAGTGCCTCGGCATCTCGCGTCGTGGCCACCCACGGGTTGGTCCGCGCGGTGCTTCGCACGCTCCGCGGGGAAGTCCGGCCCGGAGAGGCTGTTGGTGCGGGCAGGCGCGAGCGGAGACGAGGCGTGCCTGGTGGAGGCGGATTTCCTGGCGGCCGTGAGGAGTCAAGACGCGAAGCGCGCCTTGCTGCTGGGGCGCCGCGCGCAGGGGCGGATTCAGCAGGAGGTCCTCCGCGCGGCACTGGGCCTGGCCATCAAGCAGCAAAGCCTCGCGATGATTCGGGCGGTGGACGCGGCGGGGTTCAATCCCCATTCGCCTGTCCAGGTATCGCTGCGCGTGGCGCCGGGAGCGGATGTGTCGATGAGGGCCGGCTCGCGCATCTCCATCACCGTGCCCACCCTCGTGGAGCGGGCCCTGGAGGAGGGTGACGAGAAGGCCGTGCGCGCCCTCCTGGAAGCGGGGCATCCGCCGCCCAGGCTCACGTTGCTGATGGAGCGATGGATGACCCCGGTGGTGCTGCATTTGCTCGAGAGGGGGGCTGACCCCAACCTTCGGGAGGAGGGGGAGGACACGCCGCTCATCAAGGCGGTGCGTCGTCAGGAGCAGGTGCTGGTCGATGCCCTGCTCGTCGCGGGTGCGGATGTGAATCTCCCGGGGGAGAAGGGGGTGACGCCACTGCTCGCGGCGCTTCGAGGCTTCCCGACCGCGGAGTTCGGGCTGGTGGAGCAACTGGTGAAGGCGAAGGCGGACGTCAACAAGGCGGACGGCGAAGGGGCGCCGTTGAGGGAGGCGGCGAGCCGGTGTCTGCCCAAGGGGGTTGCCTTGCTGTTGCAGCGAGGGGCTCGCTGGGACGTGCTTCCGGGTGGAGGCCCGGAACTCTACGAAGAGGCCCTGGTCCCGCAGGTGCCTTGTCCCGAGAAGGTCACCGTGCAGGTCCTCCGCGCCCTGCGAGATGGGGGCGTTCCGTTCCACCCGCCCGATGCGCCGGGGTTGGATTGGCTGCGCGCGCGCGCACGAAAGTCCCTGATGCTGGGCCCGGAGCTGTACGCGGCGGGACTGCGCCGGGAGAAGGAGCCACCCAGGCCGCCGCCCGCCACCGCTCGCTAG
- a CDS encoding ankyrin repeat domain-containing protein has translation MKPILVRVLSSCVLACLVASGSASALTRREVIQIIRRGDSSYLYAAAAGGDAEKMKDALAKTTAVNGPGTGAGDAHGMSPLMVAAENGHAPVIRLLLKAKADPLLRAPRHSGMWPPQGWSARCFARSSGKSGAEKALVEAGASGDAECLDDADFLAAVRKKDAKRALLLARRSTGRIQQRVLQKALMLAIEQRSLPLIRAVDAAGFNPGHGGGFHVNLPVASGVDVSMRPDSRISISALTPTQKAMQERDEATVLALVRAGESPPLLMMLVRWRMNSVVLQQLKAGANPDVGEQDGNTPLIEAALDRNRVLVDALLAAGADVNLPGEVEVTPLMAALQGDKPVELSLVERLLEAKADVNKAGRYRTPLMEAVSRCLPRAVSLLLQKGARWDGPPGGGPGLYEEAVVPQVSCPDKVAVQVLRVLREGGVPFHSPGTPGLDWMRVRARESQMLGPELYAAGLSPEKEQPQPPPDAAP, from the coding sequence ATGAAGCCCATCCTCGTTCGAGTGCTGTCGTCGTGTGTGCTGGCCTGCCTCGTCGCGAGTGGCTCCGCCTCCGCGCTGACCCGGCGGGAGGTCATTCAAATCATCAGGCGAGGGGACTCCTCCTACCTCTACGCGGCGGCGGCCGGAGGCGACGCCGAGAAGATGAAGGATGCGCTCGCGAAAACGACCGCGGTCAACGGACCGGGTACCGGCGCGGGCGACGCTCACGGCATGTCGCCGCTGATGGTGGCCGCCGAGAACGGTCATGCCCCCGTCATCCGCCTGTTGCTGAAGGCGAAGGCGGACCCTCTGCTGCGCGCGCCTCGGCACTCCGGGATGTGGCCGCCGCAGGGCTGGTCCGCGCGGTGCTTCGCGCGCTCCTCGGGGAAGTCCGGCGCGGAGAAAGCGCTGGTGGAGGCCGGCGCGAGCGGCGATGCGGAGTGCCTGGACGACGCGGACTTCCTCGCGGCGGTGCGGAAGAAGGACGCGAAGCGCGCCTTGCTGTTGGCCCGCCGCTCGACGGGCAGGATTCAGCAGCGGGTCCTCCAGAAGGCCCTGATGCTGGCCATCGAGCAGCGGAGCCTCCCGTTGATTCGGGCCGTGGACGCGGCGGGCTTCAACCCGGGCCACGGCGGAGGCTTCCACGTCAACCTGCCGGTGGCCTCGGGGGTGGATGTGTCGATGCGGCCCGACTCGCGCATCTCCATCTCCGCGCTCACGCCCACGCAGAAGGCCATGCAGGAGCGCGATGAGGCGACCGTGCTCGCCCTCGTGAGAGCGGGGGAGTCACCGCCCCTCCTCATGATGCTGGTGCGGTGGAGGATGAACTCGGTGGTGCTGCAGCAACTCAAGGCCGGCGCCAACCCCGACGTCGGGGAGCAGGATGGCAACACGCCGCTCATCGAGGCGGCGCTGGACCGGAACCGGGTGCTCGTGGACGCACTGCTCGCGGCGGGCGCGGACGTGAATCTTCCGGGCGAGGTGGAGGTGACGCCGCTGATGGCGGCGCTGCAGGGGGACAAGCCCGTGGAACTGTCGCTGGTGGAGCGACTGCTGGAGGCCAAGGCGGACGTCAACAAGGCGGGCCGCTACCGGACGCCGCTGATGGAGGCGGTGAGCCGGTGTCTGCCGAGGGCCGTCTCCTTGCTGTTGCAGAAGGGGGCGCGCTGGGACGGGCCACCGGGTGGAGGGCCGGGGCTCTATGAGGAGGCCGTCGTTCCTCAGGTGAGCTGTCCCGACAAGGTCGCCGTGCAGGTCCTCCGCGTGCTTCGAGAGGGCGGCGTGCCGTTCCATTCTCCGGGGACGCCGGGCCTGGACTGGATGCGCGTGCGCGCACGGGAGTCCCAGATGCTGGGCCCGGAGCTGTACGCGGCGGGACTGAGTCCGGAGAAGGAGCAGCCCCAGCCTCCTCCCGATGCCGCGCCCTGA
- a CDS encoding superoxide dismutase, which yields MPFALPELPYKKDALAPHMSEETFSYHYDKHHAAYVNNLNKLLDGKPEASKSLEEIILSSDGGVFNNAAQVWNHTFFWNCMKPKGGGEPTGDLLAAINRDFGSFAKFKEDFSTAAATQFGSGWAWLVADKDGKLAVTKTSNADLPMKHGQKALLTIDVWEHAYYIDYRNLRPKFIETFLNHLVNWDFVAQNLKAR from the coding sequence ATGCCCTTCGCCCTGCCCGAACTCCCGTACAAGAAGGACGCGCTGGCTCCTCACATGAGCGAGGAGACCTTCTCGTACCACTACGACAAGCACCACGCCGCCTACGTCAACAACCTGAACAAGCTGCTGGATGGCAAGCCCGAGGCGAGCAAGTCGCTGGAGGAGATCATCCTGAGCAGCGACGGTGGCGTGTTCAACAACGCGGCGCAGGTCTGGAACCACACCTTCTTCTGGAACTGCATGAAGCCCAAGGGCGGCGGTGAGCCGACGGGCGACCTGCTGGCGGCCATCAACCGGGACTTCGGCTCCTTCGCCAAGTTCAAGGAGGACTTCTCCACCGCCGCCGCGACGCAGTTCGGCTCCGGCTGGGCGTGGCTGGTCGCGGACAAGGACGGCAAGCTGGCCGTCACCAAGACGAGCAACGCGGACCTGCCGATGAAGCACGGCCAGAAGGCCCTGCTGACCATCGATGTGTGGGAGCACGCCTACTACATCGACTACCGCAACCTGCGGCCGAAGTTCATCGAGACGTTCCTGAACCACCTGGTCAACTGGGACTTCGTCGCCCAGAACCTGAAGGCCCGCTAG
- a CDS encoding universal stress protein: MTIICATNFSDAARRACDVAAALARKADVPLCLVHVLNPDAARAFGAALLQAAEAALGDEARRLSKRGIQVEQELRTGEAAVEVAELARRRAATLVVTASPSKEAPFLSVGGTVDRLAQSLEVPLLAVRDAETLEAWAEGKRPLRVLLGVDRSAPFAAARDWVKGLREWGLVEVVGARVIWPDEEYKRLGLARPMELAEVTPELFSVLDKETDALMAPLAVGGAVPRTVLESSLGRIADHLVQVADRERADLLVVGTHHRKALGRMWSVSHHSLRLARMSVACVASHAATVGVDAPLPTFREVMVATDFSETGDRAVAHAFGLVPPGGVVHLVHVTEGAQVVESDQRRLLALVPREAELTGRHVKVEIVTGTKDVVTALVQTAERLAVDALVLGTHGRTGLKRVVLGSVTQAVLGRTERPVLLVRPPSP; this comes from the coding sequence ATGACCATCATCTGTGCCACCAACTTCTCCGACGCCGCGCGCCGCGCGTGTGATGTCGCCGCGGCGCTCGCGCGCAAAGCCGACGTGCCGCTGTGTCTGGTGCATGTCCTGAATCCCGACGCCGCCCGGGCCTTTGGCGCGGCCCTGCTCCAAGCGGCGGAGGCGGCCTTGGGGGACGAGGCGCGGCGGCTGTCCAAGCGCGGCATCCAGGTGGAGCAGGAGCTGCGCACGGGAGAGGCCGCGGTGGAGGTGGCGGAGCTGGCGCGGCGCCGCGCGGCGACGCTGGTGGTGACGGCCTCCCCCAGCAAGGAGGCGCCCTTCCTGAGCGTGGGCGGGACGGTGGACCGGCTGGCGCAGTCGCTGGAGGTGCCGCTGCTGGCGGTGCGCGACGCGGAGACGCTGGAGGCCTGGGCGGAGGGCAAGCGGCCCTTGAGGGTGCTGTTGGGCGTGGACCGCTCCGCGCCGTTCGCCGCCGCGCGCGACTGGGTGAAGGGGCTGCGCGAGTGGGGCCTGGTGGAGGTGGTGGGCGCGCGCGTCATCTGGCCGGATGAGGAATACAAGCGCCTGGGGCTGGCGCGCCCCATGGAGCTGGCGGAGGTGACGCCGGAGCTGTTCTCGGTGTTGGACAAGGAGACGGACGCGCTGATGGCGCCCCTGGCCGTGGGAGGCGCGGTGCCCCGCACGGTGCTGGAGTCCTCGCTGGGCCGCATCGCGGACCACCTGGTGCAGGTGGCGGACCGGGAGCGCGCGGACCTGCTCGTGGTGGGGACACACCACCGCAAGGCGCTGGGGCGCATGTGGAGCGTGTCGCACCACTCGCTGCGGCTGGCGCGCATGTCCGTGGCGTGTGTGGCCTCGCACGCGGCGACGGTGGGCGTGGACGCGCCGCTGCCCACCTTCCGCGAGGTGATGGTGGCCACGGACTTCTCCGAGACGGGCGACCGCGCCGTGGCCCATGCCTTCGGGCTGGTGCCGCCGGGGGGCGTGGTGCACCTGGTCCACGTCACGGAGGGCGCGCAGGTGGTGGAGAGCGACCAGCGGCGGCTGTTGGCGCTGGTGCCTCGCGAGGCGGAGCTCACGGGGCGTCACGTGAAGGTGGAGATTGTCACCGGCACCAAGGACGTGGTGACGGCGCTGGTGCAGACCGCGGAGCGGCTGGCGGTGGATGCCCTGGTGCTGGGGACCCACGGACGCACGGGGCTCAAGCGCGTGGTGCTGGGCTCGGTGACACAGGCGGTGCTCGGGCGGACCGAGCGGCCCGTGCTGCTGGTGCGGCCTCCCTCGCCGTGA
- a CDS encoding 2-hydroxyacid dehydrogenase: protein MRLAVFDTHRYDRGALEEANAEFGHALSFLEPRLTLQTARLAEGFHAVCSFVNDRLDAPTLEVLREVGVRLVATRSAGYNHIDLEAARRLDVRVTRVPEYSPHAVAEHAVTLVLSLNRHIPRAFARVRDWNFSLDGLVGFDLAGKTVGVVGTGRIGRAAVRIFRGFGCDVVCFDMAPDAAFAREVGARYVPLEALFSSAEVISLHVPLTPGTRHMVDAKSLARMKRGVMLINTGRGALIDSRALIDALKTGHVGAAGLDVYEEEEGIFFQDLSGQVLQDDVLARLLTFPNVLVTSHQAFLTREALVSIARTTLASVRAFERGEPLENEVRVEQVRPA from the coding sequence ATGCGGCTGGCTGTCTTCGACACCCATCGGTATGACCGCGGCGCATTGGAGGAGGCCAACGCGGAGTTCGGCCATGCGCTGAGCTTCCTGGAGCCCCGGCTGACGTTGCAGACCGCACGGCTGGCGGAGGGCTTCCATGCGGTGTGCTCGTTCGTGAACGACCGGCTGGACGCGCCCACGCTCGAGGTGCTGCGCGAGGTGGGCGTGCGCCTGGTGGCCACGCGCTCCGCGGGCTACAACCACATCGACCTGGAGGCCGCGCGGCGGCTGGACGTGCGCGTGACGCGGGTGCCGGAGTACTCGCCGCACGCGGTGGCGGAGCACGCGGTGACGCTGGTGTTGTCCCTCAACCGGCACATCCCTCGCGCCTTCGCGCGGGTGCGCGACTGGAACTTCTCGCTGGACGGGCTGGTGGGCTTCGACCTCGCGGGGAAGACGGTGGGCGTGGTGGGGACTGGACGCATCGGTCGCGCGGCCGTGCGAATCTTCCGAGGCTTTGGCTGCGACGTCGTTTGCTTCGACATGGCGCCGGACGCGGCCTTCGCGCGGGAGGTGGGTGCTCGCTATGTGCCGTTGGAGGCGTTGTTCTCCTCGGCGGAGGTCATCTCGCTTCACGTCCCGCTGACGCCGGGGACCCGGCACATGGTGGACGCGAAGTCCCTGGCGCGGATGAAGCGCGGGGTGATGCTCATCAACACCGGGCGAGGCGCGCTCATCGACAGCCGGGCCCTCATCGACGCGCTCAAGACGGGCCACGTGGGCGCCGCGGGCCTGGACGTGTACGAGGAAGAGGAGGGCATCTTCTTCCAGGACCTGTCCGGCCAGGTGCTCCAGGACGATGTGCTGGCGCGCCTGTTGACCTTTCCCAATGTGCTGGTGACATCGCACCAGGCCTTCCTCACGCGCGAGGCACTGGTGAGCATCGCGCGCACCACGCTGGCCAGCGTCCGGGCCTTCGAGCGGGGTGAGCCGCTGGAGAATGAAGTCCGTGTCGAACAAGTGCGGCCCGCGTGA
- a CDS encoding thioredoxin family protein — protein MFRCAACGAFNRVREPRPSGNPECGRCHRVLDLSGAPQEVDGEALDRAMLSSPVPILLDLWAPWCAPCRAAAPILDAVGRAQAGRLLVLKLNTDQNPRTASALRVQGIPTFVVFSGGREVARRSGVLPKADLERWVSGALAAPGSTGATA, from the coding sequence ATGTTCCGTTGTGCGGCCTGCGGTGCGTTCAATCGTGTGCGAGAGCCCCGCCCCTCGGGAAACCCCGAGTGTGGCCGGTGCCACCGGGTGCTGGACCTGTCGGGCGCGCCACAAGAGGTGGACGGCGAGGCGCTGGACCGGGCGATGCTCTCCTCGCCGGTGCCCATCCTCCTGGACCTGTGGGCGCCCTGGTGTGCCCCGTGCCGCGCGGCGGCGCCCATCCTGGACGCGGTGGGCAGGGCACAGGCAGGACGCCTGCTGGTGCTCAAACTCAATACGGACCAGAACCCTCGCACCGCGAGCGCGCTGCGGGTGCAAGGCATTCCCACCTTCGTGGTGTTCTCCGGTGGGCGCGAGGTCGCACGCCGAAGCGGTGTGCTGCCCAAGGCCGACCTGGAGCGGTGGGTGTCGGGCGCCCTCGCCGCACCCGGCAGCACGGGCGCCACGGCCTGA